In the genome of Streptomyces lydicus, the window TCCCAGGTCCGGGGGCGGTCGCCGCCCGGCGCGGCCGTCACCGGGAGGCGCGCGCGGTCCGTAGCGGGGGCGAAGGGCGCGGCGGCGGGGTGTGGACCATCTCACGGCCGGGCGCACGGAAGGGGCGGCGCGCTGGCATGTGGCGCCGCGCACCCGCTGTGCCGGTGATGCGGACCCGGCTAGGGCAGACTTGGCGTCGAAGACCGACGACAAGGATGGGCATGCCGATCACACCTGCCAACGGACAGACCGCCGGGGACCCGGCGGTGAGCACACCGGGCGGCGCCGCCGAACCGATCATGCTGGAGCTGGTCGACGAGGACGGTACGACGATCGGCACCGCGGAGAAGCTCGCGGCCCACCAGGCTCCCGGGCAGTTGCACCGGGCGTTCTCCGTCTTCCTCTTCGACGAGAAGGGGCGGCTGCTGCTGCAGCGCCGGGCGCTGGGGAAGTACCACTCCCCCGGTGTGTGGTCCAACACCTGCTGCGGCCACCCGTATCCCGGTGAGGCACCGTTCGTGGCCGCGGCCCGGCGGACCTCGGAGGAGCTGGGCCTGGCGCCCGCCCTGCTGGCGGAGGCGGGCACCGTGCGTTACAACCACCCCGACCCGGCCTCCGGCCTCGTCGAGCAGGAGTACAACCACCTGTTCGTCGGGCTGGTGCGGGCCGAGCCGGCGCCCGACCCCGAGGAGATCGGCGAGATCGCCTTCGTGACGCCGGAGGAACTGGCCGAGCGGCATGCCCAGCTGCCCTTCTCCGCCTGGTTCATGACCGTGCTGGACGCGGCGCGGCCGGCGGTGCGCGAGCTCACCGGAGGGTCGGCGGGCTGGTAGTGAGCGGGGTGAGCGGCAGCTCGGCCCAGATGGCCTTGCCGCCGTTCCTCGTGTTCTCGACGTCACATTTCCCGCCCGCCTCCGCGGTGAGCGTCTTGACGAGCCACAGGCCGCGGCCGCCGACATCACCCTGCTCCGCCTCCAGCGCCTTGGGGCGGTAGGGGTGGTTGTCCTCGACCGCGACCCGTAGCCAGTTCGCCCCGATGGTGACCTGGACGGCGATCCGGGGCGAGAGCAGGGCGGCGTGCCGGACGGCGTTGGTGACGAGTTCGGAGACGATGAGCAATAGGCCGTCCATGATCTCGGCGGCCACGGGAACACGCTGTTCGGCGAGCAGATCCCGGACCGCGTGGCGTGCCTGCGGCACCGAAGACTCCAGTGCCGGGGCGGTGAACCGCCAGACACCTTCGTACGCGAGCGGGGAGGTCAGCTCTTCGGGGGGTTCTGCGGGGGGTCCGGAAGGCATCCTCACAGGAAGAGTGTTGAGAATGCGTTGGTCCGGACCGGTCGGCTGAACACAAGTCAGCGCTTATCGACG includes:
- the idi gene encoding isopentenyl-diphosphate Delta-isomerase, which gives rise to MPITPANGQTAGDPAVSTPGGAAEPIMLELVDEDGTTIGTAEKLAAHQAPGQLHRAFSVFLFDEKGRLLLQRRALGKYHSPGVWSNTCCGHPYPGEAPFVAAARRTSEELGLAPALLAEAGTVRYNHPDPASGLVEQEYNHLFVGLVRAEPAPDPEEIGEIAFVTPEELAERHAQLPFSAWFMTVLDAARPAVRELTGGSAGW
- a CDS encoding ATP-binding protein; amino-acid sequence: MPSGPPAEPPEELTSPLAYEGVWRFTAPALESSVPQARHAVRDLLAEQRVPVAAEIMDGLLLIVSELVTNAVRHAALLSPRIAVQVTIGANWLRVAVEDNHPYRPKALEAEQGDVGGRGLWLVKTLTAEAGGKCDVENTRNGGKAIWAELPLTPLTTSPPTLR